The Stieleria maiorica genome includes the window GCCGTCACGGCTTTTTCAATGGCTCGGCAATAGGACATACAGCAAACGGAGCCGCAATGAGTACTGCAAGCCTCTACGCGAGTTGACCCTGCAAACCTTCAACCAGTGCGTGCGTCAGTGGTCTTTCCCGCGATATCATTCGATCAATCTGCGGCGAATGAACGCCAACGTTCAGTTGCTTGAGGTGCGAATGCATCAAGGAACGACGGAGTACCAAAAGATCATTCCGTGGATTTCCCTATGGATGCAGATATTCAATCATTCACGTTATGCCTGGGAGGGCCATCCCGAATTTGGAAAGGTTTATCCTGGCGGAAACCGGAGTATCGGACGCGAAACGGCGTCGAAAGAGGATATCTTTCGGCTCCTGCAGCTTGAGGGCATTGTGCTTCCGGTAGCTCTCAAACGCATGCTCTGGGAGCGGCGTGAACAGCTTCGATCATCTTGGATGCATGCTGTTCCGCGGCGGGTTCAGGTGTGGACCGATGCGGGCTGGTATGATGCCGAATACCAACCAGCATGAGCACCGTCGTCAAGATGAGGTCGGAGCCATTGTTGATTGGGTGATTTCATTTCGGCGTTCGCACAGTTGCCGCCGCAACACGCGGCTTGTTCGCCGTCACGATTCGAGCGCGAACTGACGCCATGCACTGTTCTCAACAACTCGGACTGGATTGGAAGGAAGCGGCATTGGAATGTGGACCTTGTCTCGGTTACGTGACTCAACCGAAACACCGATCCAGTCTGCACAGAAAGACCGGTAGTGGCGGTATTTCCGCGCGAACTAGCACCGGGTGGTATGATACTTGCGATAGTTGAGCGTCGCATTTGTCCGTCGCAGTGCGGTCACGAAGTTGGGCCAAAGCATAGGAACTGGTAATCATGTCGCGAATCCACTTTCTTATCGGTGTCTGTGTTTTTTGCCTTGCAGACGCGGTTGTTGCCCAACAAGCCTCCGTGCCGAAACCGGATTCAGTGAAGGTCGCCGCTGTGCAGGTCAGTGGCTATGACAAGGGCGAACTCCCACGTGATGAATTCGACCCGTCGGGCAAGTTGGTGCCCTATATCGATCGCGCCGGTCGCGATGGAGCTCAGCTGGTCGTGTTCCCTGAGTATGTGCTCGGACACATCGAAGTGCCTGGGCCGGCGACCAAGCCGATCTCTGAGGCAGCTCGCAACAATTCCATCTATGTGATCGTCGGTTGCTGGGAAGAGTCTGGCGACGGCACGTTTGCCAATGTGGCCTTGGTCTTCGGTCGAAAGGGAGAGATTATCGGCCGCTATCGAAAGACACATCCGGCCATCGACCACTTCGAGGGCGACGATCCGTGGAAGCGGCCGCCCGTTGGCAAGAGCCGCCGGTGGATGCTTGAGCACGATCCAGAATGGGTCATGCAAGCAGGGGACGATTTGCCGGTATTCGAGTTGGACTTCGGCCGAGTCGGAATCATGACCTGTTATGACGGCTGGTTTCCCGAACCGCCGCGTGTTCTTTCACTACGTGGTGCCGAGTTGATCGTTTGGATCAACGGCCGACGTGGTACCGTGGAGGACTTCATCGTCCGCTCGATCATGTTTCAAAGCCACGTCGCCATGGTTA containing:
- a CDS encoding carbon-nitrogen hydrolase family protein, which gives rise to MSRIHFLIGVCVFCLADAVVAQQASVPKPDSVKVAAVQVSGYDKGELPRDEFDPSGKLVPYIDRAGRDGAQLVVFPEYVLGHIEVPGPATKPISEAARNNSIYVIVGCWEESGDGTFANVALVFGRKGEIIGRYRKTHPAIDHFEGDDPWKRPPVGKSRRWMLEHDPEWVMQAGDDLPVFELDFGRVGIMTCYDGWFPEPPRVLSLRGAELIVWINGRRGTVEDFIVRSIMFQSHVAMVTSNQAYGGGTMIGDGRSQILAQSPPGQESYITATINMARVRHVRSTSRNFAQRRPDLYGELVRQDDTRSATAE